In Hymenobacter gelipurpurascens, one DNA window encodes the following:
- a CDS encoding copper resistance CopC family protein, producing the protein MAYIPFKKVYTQHHTEFDPADDRVYTVYYSIETWDFDTVKRNVLYRDSFSNGFYTVDLGQERPPDESVEGEIYHECIGTTRRAYIHDGQGGFYSEDTLNSTECGFGAMVLKRLTPFAPAPGQATGRVQIEITGGTRPATVFLTNAITPQPVAVDANGWVEITGIPPGSYTALIKDSSTPQQQISQDFTISATLQGGCTDKAALNYNAGASFEDGSCQYTAPIRIPSFRAPLLNPLRFVAEAPVDGISVYQTPDNTLFCHESRPDQTVRPTYRQKVQRSDTHTLQVLTDYSGVTARVRRPATGAVVATLPFTLKQRYTGTADPVAVTLSEDASGVTRLTITAGPMPETLRRAVRVQLQGGASGTYVVRQTGLASDGSTYLLLSRPWTGAGANVQVRWELSVVPFNVWEVALNWATLAAGEYEVELRGTDATQPDAVLLSELVLLAEYHPNTVLLEYSNRDNAYGMVFTTGNISRLRVEGTFYKRKPSGTSSVHRSSSGTPTLLSSTAQRGILLETIALPDWLHEKLYLVLRLDGLRVNGQPMLCPGDYEWSQVQRYPLSGGTATLEPLQWLGAGNGDDAGSVLPPSSDNLLVLHPTGDFLKLH; encoded by the coding sequence ATGGCCTATATCCCCTTCAAGAAAGTTTATACTCAGCATCATACTGAGTTCGATCCGGCAGATGACCGGGTGTATACGGTGTACTACTCCATCGAAACCTGGGATTTCGATACGGTCAAGCGGAACGTACTGTACCGGGATTCTTTCTCGAACGGATTTTACACCGTTGACTTAGGCCAGGAGCGCCCGCCGGATGAGAGTGTAGAGGGCGAGATCTACCACGAGTGTATAGGTACCACGCGCCGGGCCTACATCCATGATGGCCAGGGCGGCTTCTATTCCGAAGACACGCTGAACAGCACCGAGTGCGGCTTTGGCGCGATGGTGCTCAAGCGGCTCACGCCCTTCGCTCCTGCTCCAGGCCAGGCAACTGGCCGTGTGCAGATAGAGATTACAGGTGGGACACGGCCCGCCACGGTGTTCCTCACCAATGCCATTACCCCTCAGCCTGTGGCCGTCGACGCCAACGGCTGGGTGGAAATCACGGGCATCCCTCCAGGGTCGTACACGGCCCTGATTAAAGATAGTTCGACGCCTCAGCAGCAGATTAGCCAGGACTTTACCATCAGCGCTACCCTGCAGGGCGGCTGCACGGATAAAGCCGCCCTGAACTACAACGCGGGAGCCAGCTTTGAAGATGGCAGCTGCCAGTACACGGCTCCCATAAGAATCCCCTCCTTCCGGGCTCCCCTGCTCAATCCGTTGCGATTCGTGGCAGAAGCGCCTGTTGATGGCATTTCTGTCTATCAGACGCCTGATAATACCCTGTTCTGCCACGAGTCCAGGCCAGATCAAACCGTGCGGCCGACGTATCGACAGAAGGTGCAGCGCAGCGATACGCACACTCTGCAGGTGCTTACCGACTACTCTGGCGTTACCGCTCGTGTGCGCCGGCCAGCTACCGGCGCGGTGGTGGCTACGCTGCCCTTCACCCTAAAGCAGCGCTATACTGGCACAGCGGATCCGGTGGCTGTGACTCTGTCCGAAGATGCCAGTGGCGTTACCCGGCTCACGATCACAGCGGGCCCCATGCCAGAAACCTTGCGGCGCGCCGTTCGGGTACAATTACAGGGTGGGGCTTCCGGCACCTACGTCGTGCGGCAAACTGGACTGGCCAGTGATGGCAGCACCTACCTACTACTTTCTCGCCCCTGGACCGGCGCCGGCGCCAATGTGCAGGTGCGCTGGGAACTGAGCGTCGTCCCCTTCAACGTATGGGAAGTGGCCCTTAACTGGGCGACGTTAGCAGCCGGCGAATATGAGGTGGAGTTGCGCGGCACCGATGCAACCCAGCCCGATGCGGTGCTGCTGTCTGAGCTCGTACTGCTCGCGGAGTATCATCCCAATACGGTCTTGCTGGAATACAGCAATAGGGATAATGCTTACGGGATGGTATTCACCACCGGCAATATCTCGCGCTTGCGGGTAGAAGGCACCTTTTACAAGCGCAAGCCCAGCGGCACCTCTTCTGTGCACCGCAGCAGCTCTGGAACGCCTACCCTGCTTAGCAGCACAGCCCAGCGCGGTATTCTGCTGGAAACCATTGCCCTGCCGGACTGGCTGCACGAGAAGCTCTATCTGGTCTTGCGACTGGATGGCCTGCGTGTGAACGGCCAGCCGATGCTGTGCCCCGGTGACTACGAATGGAGCCAGGTGCAGCGCTACCCACTATCGGGCGGCACCGCTAC